From Candidatus Angelobacter sp., a single genomic window includes:
- a CDS encoding type II secretion system protein, whose protein sequence is MKSSNRAPTGNSADQAPHIAPGGPVRCGGFTLIELLVVIAIIAILAGLLLPALAKAKEQGKRVRCIANLKQVGLAGTMYGDDNNNALFYVGRGAGAYIPNDGQWTLNPNSTATLPPDHPLAYWGIGYINYLGGHNSQGGAKEVFNCPSHKIVDEWHDDGRYYPHDFWKNSTIGICQYLITPSPYGTVSKTAPLKISDLASPTTTIFAQDSAEQRMEGSDDSIALFPGQTRILTQWVGPGGLGQTLYNNYDFTWEWFRHNKKCETIWMPGNVSVIPFKGLNKGVDYRWYTGDFPTNQPNF, encoded by the coding sequence TCACCCTGATCGAACTGCTGGTCGTGATCGCGATCATTGCAATCCTCGCAGGATTGTTGTTACCCGCCCTTGCCAAGGCGAAGGAACAGGGGAAGCGCGTTCGGTGCATCGCGAATTTGAAACAAGTCGGCCTTGCTGGAACGATGTACGGCGACGACAATAACAACGCTCTGTTTTACGTGGGTCGTGGCGCCGGGGCGTACATTCCTAACGACGGACAATGGACGTTAAATCCCAATTCTACTGCAACGCTACCACCTGACCACCCGCTAGCTTATTGGGGAATTGGCTACATCAATTACCTGGGCGGACATAATTCTCAGGGCGGAGCAAAGGAAGTGTTTAACTGTCCGAGTCACAAGATCGTGGATGAGTGGCATGATGACGGTCGCTATTATCCGCATGATTTCTGGAAAAATTCCACCATTGGAATCTGCCAATACCTGATTACGCCTTCGCCCTACGGAACCGTCTCGAAGACGGCGCCGCTGAAGATCTCGGATCTCGCAAGCCCGACCACGACCATTTTCGCACAGGACTCGGCGGAACAGCGAATGGAAGGGTCGGACGATAGCATCGCGTTGTTTCCCGGGCAGACGCGAATTCTGACGCAGTGGGTTGGTCCCGGAGGATTGGGTCAAACCCTCTACAACAACTATGATTTTACATGGGAGTGGTTTCGACATAACAAGAAGTGCGAAACAATTTGGATGCCGGGCAACGTGTCCGTGATTCCGTTTAAGGGTTTGAACAAGGGGGTGGATTATCGCTGGTACACGGGCGATTTCCCCACCAACCAGCCGAACTTCTAG